The following proteins are encoded in a genomic region of Brachypodium distachyon strain Bd21 chromosome 1, Brachypodium_distachyon_v3.0, whole genome shotgun sequence:
- the LOC100835000 gene encoding gibberellin-regulated protein 5, with the protein MAKISFLLLALLLIAIAFPVEVMGAGGGGKLKPWQCSSKCSSRCSGTQYKKACLTFCNKCCATCLCVPPGTYGNKGACPCYNNWKTKEGGPKCP; encoded by the exons ATGGCCaagatctccttcctcctcctggcgCTCCTCCTGATCGCCATTGCATTCCCCGTG GAGGTGATgggagcgggaggcggcggcaagctCAAGCCATGGC AGTGCTCGTCCAAGTGCTCATCGAGGTGCTCGGGGACGCAGTACAAGAAGGCGTGCCTGACCTTCTGCAACAAGTGCTGCGCCACATGCCTGTGCGTGCCTCCGGGCACCTACGGCAACAAGGGGGCCTGCCCCTGCTACAACAACTGGAAGACCAAGGAGGGAGGCCCCAAGTGCCCCTAG